The DNA sequence CTCACCGCACCTCGGGGTGTTGATCGCGGGACCGCCCGGCGTCGGCAAGGCCACGCTGGTGCGGTCGGTCGCCGGGGACCGGCGGCTCGAGGTGCTCGACGGCCCGTCAGTGGGATCCCTGGACGCGGCGGGGCGGCTCGAGGCCGTCCGGGCCGCCGCCGAGCGCGCCAGGGAGAACGGCGGGATCCTGCTCGTCACCGACGTGGAGGCACTTCTGCCGGCGCAGACCGAGCCGGTGTCCACCCTGGTGCTGGACCGGCTGCGCTCCGTGGTCGCACACCCGGGATCGGTGCTGGTGGCCACCTGTGTACGTCCCGAGGACGCCGACGCCCGGCTGCGGGAACCCGACATCTGCGATCGCGTGCTGGACCTGCCCCTGCCCGGCGCCGCCGACCGCGCGGCGCTGCTGGGGGTACTCCTGCGGGACGTGCCCACCGGCGAGCTCGACCTGCCCGCGGTGGCGGACCGGACGCCCGGGTACGTGGCGGGCGACCTGAGGGCGCTGGCCCGCGAGGCGGCTCTCCGCGCCGCGGGCCGGGCCACGGAACGGGCGGGAGACCGGGCCAGCGACCGGGACGGCGAGAGCGCTCCGGACGCCGACGTGGTCACGGCCCGCCTCGAGCAGGAGGACCTGCTCGGCGCGATCTCCGTGATCCGGCCGCTCTCCCGCTCGGGGACCGAGGAGCTGAGCCTGGGATCGATCACGCTGGACGACGTCGGCGACATGGAGGAGGTGCGCCAGGCCCTCACCGAGACGGTCCTGTGGCCCCTCCAGCACCGCGACTCGTTCGAGCGCCTGGGAGTCCAACCCCCGCGGGGGTCCTGCTCTACGGGCCCCCCGGGTGCGGGAAGACCTTCGTCGTCCGGGCGCTCGCGGCGAGTGGCCGCCTCACGGTGCACATGGTCAAGGGCGCCGAGCTCATGGACAAGTGGGTCGGCTCGTCGGAGAAGGCGGTGCGCGACCTGTTCCGCAAGGCTCGGGACTCGGCTCCGTCGCTGGTCTTCCTCGACGAGATCGACGCCCTGGCTCCCCGCCGGGGCCAGACCGGGGACTCAGGTGTCGGCGATCGCGTGGTGGCCGCGCTGCTCACCGAGCTCGACGGGGCCGAGCCGCTGGGCGACGTGGTGATCCTCGGCGCGACCAACCGTCCCGAACTCATCGACCCGGCGCTGCTGCGGCCGGGCAGGCTCGAACGGCTCGTCTTCGTCCCCCCGCCGGACGCCGAGGCGCGCGCCGACATCCTCCGCGCCTCCGGTCGCAGCGTGCCGCTTGCCGACGACGTGGACCTGGCCGCGCTCGCCGCGGATCTGGACGGGTATTCCGCGGCGGACTGCGCGGCACTCCTGCGGGAGTCGGCCCTCACCGCCATGCGACGCGACATCGACGCGGCGGAGGTCACCGCGGATGACGTGGCCCGCGCACGGCGGGTGGTCCCGCCCTCCCTCGAACCCGATCAGGTCGAGAGCCTGCGCCTGTACGCCGAGCGGCGAGAGTCCTAGGACCGGTGTCGGGCGGTCGGGGTTCGCGCCCGGGCCACACGGGTTCACGCCCGGGCCACACGGGCGGGCTTGTCGCCGTCCGCCCCGCCGTCTAGACTCTCCCGCCATGCGGAAGATTCTCGTAGTAACCGGACGTAACGGGGCCTGAAGACCGGCACCCCCGTTGCGTGGTTGCTCGATCTCCGTCGGTCCCCGAACCGACGTCCGAGACGAGAACACCATGCGCACCACCGCACCACACCCACCACACCATCCGACCGGTCTTCCCACCCGGCCCACCGAGCGCGTGAGCAGGGCGACCCCCCCTCGCACCACCGCTCCGGGCGCCTGCCCCTTCGCCGAGCGGTTCGGGCGCCGCCTGCCGCGCGGCTTCGCCGACGAGGCGGGGACCCTGGACTGGCGGGAGTTGCTCGACACCTACGCGCCGTCGACCGACCACTTCCACCTGGCGGACTTCTCGCGTCGCCCCCTGGGCCGCGGGATCACCGCATATGAGGCGATCCTGGCCACCCGGGACCCCTCCGCCCCGGGGGAGTTCACCGCCCACCGCCTCACCACCGAGTCCTGTGGGGACCTCACCGCCATGTCCGAGATGCTGGGCCGGATCGGAGCCCGCGTGGAGATCGAGCGCTTCCACCAGTACGAGGGTGACGCGTTCGACGGTTCCGAGTCCTGGTGCACGATCCTGCGGGCCACCTGCGGCCGCCGAGCGACCTGGGCCATGGGTTTCGGACGGTCCCCCTCCGAGGCCTCCATCGCCGCACTCCTGAGTGCGGCGACCCTCCTCCACCTTCGCTGAGAAGGGCCGGGACGGAGGCCTTCTGTAAACTTCCCGGAGAACCCAGACCCTGGTCGACCTCCGGCACCCGCCCCATCAGGCGGGAGCGTCCGCGTGTCGTGTCCCGGTCCACATCTCGAGAGGAGCCGCCGGTGATCGCGATCCTCTCGGCCCACGCCGTGGCCACCCTGATCGCGATCCCCCTGGTGCTGAGGTTCGGTCGCCGGGCGTTCCTCGTCCTCGCCATGGTGCCCGCCGCGAGCGCGGTGTGGGTCGCCGCCAACCTGGACCGCGTCCCCACCGAGTCCGTCCGGTGGGCGCCCGAGATCCACCTCGCGCTGGACCTGCGGATGGACGCCCTGTCGGCGCTCCTGGCCCTCATCGCCCTCGGCGTGGGCGCCCTGGTCCTGGTGTACTGCACCTGGTACTTCCAGGACGACGAACCGCGCCTGCACCTGTTCGCCGCAGAGCTCGTGGCCTTCGCCGGAGTCATGTTCGGCCTCGTCGTGGCCGACAACATGATCCTCCTCTACATCTTCTGGGAGATCACCTCCGTCCTGAGCTTCCTCCTGGTCGGCCACTACGCCGCGCGGGCCACCGCTCGTCGCGCGGCCACCCAGGCGCTGCTCGTCACCACCCTCGGCGGTCTGGCCATGCTCGTCGGGATGATCATCCTCGGCCAGTCCGCCGGGTCCTACCTGATCAGCGACGTGGTCTCCTCGCCGCCGTCCGGTCCGCTCATCCACTGGGCACTGGTGCTGGTGATCGTCGGAGCCGGCAGCAAGTCCGCGATCGCGCCCCTGCACTTCTGGCTCCCGGGCGCCATGTCGGCCCCGACGCCGGTGAGCGCCTACCTGCACTCGGCGGCCATGGTCAAGGCCGGCGTCTTCCTCGTCGCCGCCCTGACCCCCGGCCTGTCGGGCTCGTCCACCTGGCAGCTGCCGCTCATCGTGTTGGGTCTGGTCTCGCTCCTCATGGCCGGGTGGCGGGCCCTGCGCGAGACCGACCTCAAGCTCGTGCTCGCCTTCGGCACCGTCAGTCAGCTCGGATTCCTCCTCGTCCTGGTGGGTATCGGGTCGCGCGACACGATGCTCGCCGGGCTGACGATGCTGCTCGCCCACTCGTTGTTCAAATCGGCCCTGTTCATGTCCGTCGGCGTGATCGACAAGACCACCGGCACCCGGGAGATCCGCGACCTGTCGGGGCTGGGACATCGCCGTCCCGCACTCGCTCTCGTCTTCACCCTCGCCGCCGCCTCGATGGCCGGTCTGCCCCCCTTCCTCGGCTTCATAGGCAAGGAGGCCGCGTTCGCCACCGTCCTGTCCGAGGAGCGACTGCACGGGATGCCGTCGTTGGTCGTCACGGCGGGGCTCGTGGCGGGGTCCGTGCTCACCTTCTCCTACACCGCTCGGCTGGTCATGGGCGCGTTCCGATCCAAGCGCTCCTTCCCCGGCGGCGTCAGCCCCGCCGTCGCGGGATCCCGACCGGCGGGACCACTGTTCCTCTCGGTGCCCGCCGTCCTCGCGGTCTCCGGTCTGGTGCTGGGCCTGTGGAACGCCCCGGTCGAGGAGCTCATCGCCCGCTACGTCGACGTGGCGTTCCCGCCCGGGAGCCCGTGGCGCGGCCCCGAGGGCTACCATCTCGGGCTGTGGCACGGGGTCGGCATCCCGCTCGCGCTCACCCTGGTCGTCTACGTGCTGGGCACCCTGCTCTACGTGGCGCAGCGGACCGTGGAGAGGATGCAGTTCGAATCTCCGGCGCTCGGCAACGCCGACCGGATCTACGACGCCGTCCTGAGGTTCTTCGACACGCTCTCCCTGCGCCTGACGGCGAGCATCCAGCGCGGCTCACTCCCCCTCACCCTGGGCATCATCCTCGTGACCCTCGTGCTGTTCCCGTTCGTCTCGCTCCTCGCCGGGACGCGCGAGGGCCTGCGCATGGAGTTGTCCTCGAACCCCGTGGTGCTCATCGTCATGATCCCCATGGCGCTCGCCGCGGTAGCCGCGGCGGTGCTGCGCAACCGCCTCGCCGCGGTGATCTGCATGTCCGTCACCGGGTACGGACTCGCCGTGATCTTCGCCTTCCACGGCGCCCCGGACCTCGCGCTCACCCAGGCCCTGGTCGAGACGCTCCTGATGGTCGCGTTCGTGCTGGTGCTGCGCACGATGCCCGCCGAGGTCCCGCTCTCACACGGTTACCGCCGACTCCGGGCCTGGCTCGGGATCGGCGTCGGTCTGCTCGTGGTGATCACCGGTGCCTACGCCATCAACGCGCGCCAGCACCCCGCCGTCTCGCTCGACTTCCCCGACATCGCCTACCGGATCGGCAACGGCGCCAA is a window from the Dietzia sp. JS16-p6b genome containing:
- a CDS encoding Na+/H+ antiporter subunit A, producing the protein MIAILSAHAVATLIAIPLVLRFGRRAFLVLAMVPAASAVWVAANLDRVPTESVRWAPEIHLALDLRMDALSALLALIALGVGALVLVYCTWYFQDDEPRLHLFAAELVAFAGVMFGLVVADNMILLYIFWEITSVLSFLLVGHYAARATARRAATQALLVTTLGGLAMLVGMIILGQSAGSYLISDVVSSPPSGPLIHWALVLVIVGAGSKSAIAPLHFWLPGAMSAPTPVSAYLHSAAMVKAGVFLVAALTPGLSGSSTWQLPLIVLGLVSLLMAGWRALRETDLKLVLAFGTVSQLGFLLVLVGIGSRDTMLAGLTMLLAHSLFKSALFMSVGVIDKTTGTREIRDLSGLGHRRPALALVFTLAAASMAGLPPFLGFIGKEAAFATVLSEERLHGMPSLVVTAGLVAGSVLTFSYTARLVMGAFRSKRSFPGGVSPAVAGSRPAGPLFLSVPAVLAVSGLVLGLWNAPVEELIARYVDVAFPPGSPWRGPEGYHLGLWHGVGIPLALTLVVYVLGTLLYVAQRTVERMQFESPALGNADRIYDAVLRFFDTLSLRLTASIQRGSLPLTLGIILVTLVLFPFVSLLAGTREGLRMELSSNPVVLIVMIPMALAAVAAAVLRNRLAAVICMSVTGYGLAVIFAFHGAPDLALTQALVETLLMVAFVLVLRTMPAEVPLSHGYRRLRAWLGIGVGLLVVITGAYAINARQHPAVSLDFPDIAYRIGNGANAVNVTLVDIRAWDTLGEITVLLVAATGVASLVFRNRRYGSGPRLADVDKTRSGRRGVEAARIVIEAPGASPGRWLVGATVRDPRARSLVLEVTTRLVFPTMMVLSLFFFFAGHNNPGGGFAGGLVAGLALVLRYLAGGRYELGEAVPVDAGRILGLGLLLAAGTATASMFFGAPALSSATFEATLPVFGEVKLVTALLFDAGVYLIVVGLVLDILRSLGARLDLDAEDLEELRAIYVDATASPSTAALRNVPGVDSDGARSDLAAHRAARREAAENQGSPTGGTS